ATCGAAGCGCATAAATGGTTCAACCTTGCAGCGCTTTCAGGCTGCACCCGCGGCCAGCAATGCCGGGCCGAAATTTCGGTTGAGATGACGGCGCGCGAAATCGCCGAAGCGCAGCGGCAGGCTCGCGCCTGGCTCGGAACGACCGGCTACGGCCGCCGCGCCGCCTAACGCACCAGGACCGTGACAGTGCGTCCCGGTCCCGGGCGCTCCTTGCCCAGGCTGGCCGCGCCAACCTGAAATGCCGGCACGCCCATCAGAATCAAATATTGCCGGACTTCTTCCGCCCGCCGCGCGCCCACCGCGATGGCGTGGTCGCGGGTGTCGCTGAGGTCGGCATGGCCTTCGATCCGCACCGACACCGTGGGGTTCATGCGCAGCCACTGCGCCTGCGCGGCCAATGTCGCCCGGGCCGGCGCACTGAGGACGGCCGTATCCCCGGAAAAATAGATGGTATCTGCACCCGCCCGGGCGAGGAAGTCGGCGCGCAAGGCGTCGATCCCGACCAGCGCGGGTGGCGGCACGGGGCGGCCGAGTACCCGCTGGACGATTCGCGGCTGCGCCAGCGCCGACGTCGCCACCATGGGCAGCGCCACCGCCGTAGCGAGGAGAAACGTCCGGATCATTCGCGAACTCCGGACCAATCCGGATCCATACCGTCCTGCGGCACCAGCACCTTGCGCGGATCGCCGCCCGCCAAGGTCACGCGGTAGATTCCGGTCCGGCCCCTTCGGTGCGCTGGAACAGGATTTCGCGGCTGCTCGCCGCCCACGCCGGCCCTTCGTCGCTGGGGCCGGTGGTCAGCAGGCGGACATCGGACCCGTCGATCTTCATGGTTCCGATCCGGCGCCCTTCCGGTCCGCGGCGGACGAAGGCGATGCGCGTCCCGTCGGGGCTCCACACCGGCGATGCGTAGGCGCCGCCGCCGAAGCTGACGCGCCGCTGGTTCGACCCGTCGTTGTTCATCACATAGATTTGCTGCGTGCCGGAGCGATCGCTTTCGAACAGAATCTGGGATCCGTCGGGGGAGAAGCTGCCCGCGGTGTCGATCCCCGGGGAGGTAGTCAGACGCCGCGCGCCGCCACCGCCCAAGCCGACCAGATGAAGGTCGGTGTTGCCGGCGGTGACCGCGGACAGGAGGAGGCTGTTGCCGTCGGGCGAAAAGCGCGGGGAAAAGGTCGTGCCGGAACTGGGCAGGACCGCGGCATCGCCCTCGCCATTGGCATCGGCAACGCGCACCTGCGGCTGACCGCTGGCGAAGCTGACGTAAGCAACGCGGTTGGCACGGGGTGACAATCGCGGCGTCACCACCCGCGTCCCGCCGGGGGTTAGGTAGGTGTGGTTGACGCCGTCGCTGTCCATGACCGCGACCCGGGTCACTTCGGTCGGCCCGCTGCCGCTGCGCGCGACATAGGCGATGGGCGTATCGAACACGCCGGGGGCGCCGACCATGTGCTGATAGGCTAGGCCCGAGCATTTATGGGCGGCGCGGCGCCAGTCGTTTGCGGCGACGACGAAGCCGATGCGTCCGAGCTCGCTGCGCTTTTCGACGTCATAGATATAGCAGCCGACCGCCAGGCGCCCGTCGGGCCTGGCCTGGACGAAGCCGGTAAGCAGGCCCTTGACCCCAGCCGCGCGCCACTTGGGGTAATTGGGCGCGGTCACTTCGGGATAGGAATAGAAGTCCTTCTGGTCAGGCGGCAGCGCAAGCACTTCGGCGGTGGTCCGCAGGTCGCTGCCGATCAGCTGGGTCGCCTGCCAGGCGATGCTGAGCGTGCCGCCGGCATCGGTCGGCGTGTCCTTGGGCGTCGACAGCGGCGGGATGGCGATCACCGGCACGGCCTGCTGCGCCACGGCGGGAGCAGCAAGGGACAGTGCGGCAATGAGGAAAGCGAAAGCGGATTTGATCACGATACGCTGGCGATCTCTTTGAAAATGTCGATCCAGGACTTGGGTTGCCGTTGCGGCCGACCGTTCGCATCCAGGAACGCTGCGGTCACGCGGGCATCGGTCAACAGTTCCCCCGCGCGGATGACTCGCTGCTGAATTCCCACGGCGGCGGCACGGATTTGCTCGACCGTGCTGACGACGAGCAGGTCATCGCCCAGTCGCGCCGGGCGGTGATATTTGATGGTGACGTCCGCAACATAATAGGCGCCGCCTCCGCGGGCCATCACCTCTCGCTGGTTGATCCCGACCGCGCGCAGCATGTCCGAGCGCGCCCGTTCCATGAACTTGAGGTAATTAGCGTAATAGACAACGCCTGCTGTGTCGGTGTCCTCGAAATAGACCGTCAGCGCGAAATGATGCTCCGCGCCAACGAAGGCACCGCGGTAGGGGACATCCGGATTGCTCATCGCCGTTCGTCCCCAGTGGAGGCCAAAGGCCTTTGTCGAATGGCACTAGCACCTCCGTGGAACCGGCGCCCTTCGACTTCGCAGAGGACGAGCGGGTCAGTTGCGGGATGCACTGCCAAGCACTTCCACCAAGCGCACCAGATCGCCCTGAGCCGCCGCAATATCGGCCAAGTGCATTCCCCAGCCGGGCAGGAACAAGCCGAAGATGGCGACCTCACCGCCAATGCGGTCGGTGCGCTTGTCCTGCGGATCGGCGTTGGTGCGGATCGACAGGTACCCGCGCGGACCATCGTTGATGCACCGCGCAGAAACCAGGCCTTCGGTCCTGAGGTAGGGCGTCGGCGCGGCCCCATCGGTCGACCACTGAATCGGGCCGCCGGCCACGGGCAGCGTTGAGCGCGCGAACCAATAGCTGTCGAGCCGTTCCCACGTTGTCGATCCGGGGCGCGCCGGATTGACGCAGGCGACGGTCATGCCGGGCTCAGTTGCGATGCCGAAGATCGCCCCGCGCGGAGGTAAATTCCTTTCGCGGAAGCTGACCCAGCTCATGACGCAACCGCTTTGTCCGGGCTTGCTGCACAGGGGCGTCCGTTTGAAAGTCCCGCCGACGACCTTTCCTTGCTGGACGAAGACGTTGTAGCCGGGGATGATCGCAAGTTTCATCCGGCGCGCGACATCGGGCTTGGTCTCGATCTCGCGCGCGATCAATTGCTGGAGCATCAGGCTGCCCTGGCTGTGACCGATCAGCACGAACGGGCGGCCGCCGTTCTTGGTCCGAATGTAATTGCGCCAGGCGGCGAGGACGTCGCCATAAGCAAGCAAGCCGCTTTGCGTCAGGTCGACGCCCGCCGCCGCGGCGGCGACCGCGCCGAGCGTCATCTGACGGTAGATGGGCACGAACGGCCGGCACACCGAGGCGAAGCGGGCGAACTGGCTTTCGGTCATCAACCGCTCTTCGCGTCCGGGGGTGAGGTCGCTGTTGAGGCCCTGGTCGGATGAGACGGTGGGATAGACGTAGAAGCAGTCGATCGGCGCGTTGCGCGCGACGCTGCTGCGTCCGGTCGAACCGTAGCCGTTGGGGTTGAGCGCGGTGGTCGCGACGGGGGTCGAACAGATGTCGGTCCGGCCCGGCAGGCACAGCCAGGTCGCGGGTTTGGCGTAGTCAGGCGCGGCGGGGGCCGGGGCTTGGGCAATCGCCGGGGACGCCCACCCTATCGCCATTCCCGCGAAAGCGGGGATCCACCTGCCTTTGCCGCGAAAGAAGGTGAAGACGGATCCCGGATAAAGTCCGGGATTACGGCGGGGGGTCACTTGCTACTCGCTCCCTGGTCGAACAGGCCGGACTGGCTCCCCTGCGGCGCGGGGAGCCCGAGATGGGTGTAGCCTCGGCCGTTGAGGCATCGCCCGCGTGCCGTGCGAGCGATGAGGCCGAGCTGAATGAGGAAGGGCTCGATCACATCCTCGAGCGTATCGCGCGGCTCGCTCAGGCCCGCTGCGAGCGTCTCGATCCCGACCGGACCGCCACCGTAGAGATCGGCGATCATCGTCAGGTAGCGGCGATCCATCGCGTCGAGGCCGAGCGCGTCGATCTCCAGCCGGGACAGGGCCTTGTCGGCAACGTCGGCATCGATCGTATCCGCGCCCGAGGCGTGGGCGAAGTCCCGCACGCGGCGCAGCAGCCGCCCGGCGATGCGCGGCGTCCCGCGGGAACGGCGGGCAATCTCGCGCGCGCCATCGTCGGTCAGGCCTGCGCCGAGCAGGCGCGCGGCGCGGCGTACCACCATTTCGAGCTCTTCGATGGTGTAGAAGTTGAGACGCACGGGAATGCCGAAGCGGTCGCGCAGCGGCGTCGTCAGCAGGCCCTGGCGTGTGGTTGCGCCAACCAAGGTGAAGCGCGGCAGGTCGATCCGCACCGAGCGCGCGGACGGTCCTTCACCGATCATCAGGTCGAGCGCGCGGTCCTCCATCGCCGGATAGAGTACTTCCTCGACCGCCGGATTGAGGCGGTGGATCTCGTCGATGAACAGGACGTCGCCGTCCTCGAGATTGGTGAGCAAGGCGGCAAGATCGCCCGACTTGGCGATCACCGGGCCCGAGGTGGCGCGAAAGCCCACGCCCATTTCGCGCGCCAGGATGCCGGCGAGCGTGGTCTTGCCGAGCCCGGGCGGGCCATGCAGCAGCACGTGGTCGAGCGCTTCGCCGCGGCTCTTCGCGGCGCCGACGAACACCCGCAAATTCTCGCGCGCCGCCTGCTGCCCGATGAATTCGTCGAGGGTCTTCGGGCGAAGCGCCGCGTCGGCGTCTTCGCTGGTGCGCTCGGGCGTCGTGATGCGGTCGGGGTCGGTGGCGCTCATGCTCTCCCCGCGGGCCTTACGGGGCGGGCGACGATGAGGAAAGGCGCACTTGTTGTGACTTTAGGCACTGTCGCGCGATCGATCGCTGGTCGATGAAGGATCGCGCCCATTGCCGCGAATGATGCACATTTGCGTGGGCCGAGGACAGCGGATTGTGCAGCTAGCCGGCTGCCTAGAGGGGGGATCGATGGCGATACACGCGGCAAATACGGCCGGACTCGGGCGCGGCTCGAAAAGCTCTTTGGCAGGAATTTCCTGCGCGTTTGTCGAGAAGCTTGGGGTGGATGGGCCGAACGCTTGGCGGATTGCTTGCG
The sequence above is drawn from the Sphingomonas lutea genome and encodes:
- a CDS encoding SEL1-like repeat protein, with the translated sequence MGAISQKSADFLIRSRIADAEKGNVDALFELGVSYSTGRGGVPVDLIEAHKWFNLAALSGCTRGQQCRAEISVEMTAREIAEAQRQARAWLGTTGYGRRAA
- a CDS encoding OmpA family protein translates to MIRTFLLATAVALPMVATSALAQPRIVQRVLGRPVPPPALVGIDALRADFLARAGADTIYFSGDTAVLSAPARATLAAQAQWLRMNPTVSVRIEGHADLSDTRDHAIAVGARRAEEVRQYLILMGVPAFQVGAASLGKERPGPGRTVTVLVR
- a CDS encoding PD40 domain-containing protein, producing MIKSAFAFLIAALSLAAPAVAQQAVPVIAIPPLSTPKDTPTDAGGTLSIAWQATQLIGSDLRTTAEVLALPPDQKDFYSYPEVTAPNYPKWRAAGVKGLLTGFVQARPDGRLAVGCYIYDVEKRSELGRIGFVVAANDWRRAAHKCSGLAYQHMVGAPGVFDTPIAYVARSGSGPTEVTRVAVMDSDGVNHTYLTPGGTRVVTPRLSPRANRVAYVSFASGQPQVRVADANGEGDAAVLPSSGTTFSPRFSPDGNSLLLSAVTAGNTDLHLVGLGGGGARRLTTSPGIDTAGSFSPDGSQILFESDRSGTQQIYVMNNDGSNQRRVSFGGGAYASPVWSPDGTRIAFVRRGPEGRRIGTMKIDGSDVRLLTTGPSDEGPAWAASSREILFQRTEGAGPESTA
- a CDS encoding YbgC/FadM family acyl-CoA thioesterase translates to MSNPDVPYRGAFVGAEHHFALTVYFEDTDTAGVVYYANYLKFMERARSDMLRAVGINQREVMARGGGAYYVADVTIKYHRPARLGDDLLVVSTVEQIRAAAVGIQQRVIRAGELLTDARVTAAFLDANGRPQRQPKSWIDIFKEIASVS
- a CDS encoding DUF3089 domain-containing protein, with the translated sequence MAIGWASPAIAQAPAPAAPDYAKPATWLCLPGRTDICSTPVATTALNPNGYGSTGRSSVARNAPIDCFYVYPTVSSDQGLNSDLTPGREERLMTESQFARFASVCRPFVPIYRQMTLGAVAAAAAGVDLTQSGLLAYGDVLAAWRNYIRTKNGGRPFVLIGHSQGSLMLQQLIAREIETKPDVARRMKLAIIPGYNVFVQQGKVVGGTFKRTPLCSKPGQSGCVMSWVSFRERNLPPRGAIFGIATEPGMTVACVNPARPGSTTWERLDSYWFARSTLPVAGGPIQWSTDGAAPTPYLRTEGLVSARCINDGPRGYLSIRTNADPQDKRTDRIGGEVAIFGLFLPGWGMHLADIAAAQGDLVRLVEVLGSASRN
- the ruvB gene encoding Holliday junction branch migration DNA helicase RuvB; the encoded protein is MSATDPDRITTPERTSEDADAALRPKTLDEFIGQQAARENLRVFVGAAKSRGEALDHVLLHGPPGLGKTTLAGILAREMGVGFRATSGPVIAKSGDLAALLTNLEDGDVLFIDEIHRLNPAVEEVLYPAMEDRALDLMIGEGPSARSVRIDLPRFTLVGATTRQGLLTTPLRDRFGIPVRLNFYTIEELEMVVRRAARLLGAGLTDDGAREIARRSRGTPRIAGRLLRRVRDFAHASGADTIDADVADKALSRLEIDALGLDAMDRRYLTMIADLYGGGPVGIETLAAGLSEPRDTLEDVIEPFLIQLGLIARTARGRCLNGRGYTHLGLPAPQGSQSGLFDQGASSK